A genomic stretch from Nitrobacter winogradskyi Nb-255 includes:
- a CDS encoding ABC transporter substrate-binding protein — protein sequence MAINPTRRQVLQGAAAIAGSAVFAPAIHADPAPIRLGTLASLEGPLAINGQDAYRVVELLLEEAGYKAGGRKIEWIRESSNGKPDVALARTRKLIEQDKADVVIGPLAGAEGIAVRDYSRTVPNKTFINGSSASQDNTLRNSSSNYFRFSTDGTQWTAGLGEYTKNVLNIGEVTVVASDYAFPYSQVFGFSLEFTRAGGKLNYLWTPFGTSDYTSLIAQIPKSSGALYVVYGGSDGLAFLTQYAQAGGSLPLLGGTLLADQTLFSARGPHRKVLEGTISAGPIGDHYDNPVWKDFQARYVRRWSKDVGQQTPGTLAFAYSTNLQATLLALNAVDGDLSGNQEAFREALRKLEFKNYIDAHVKLDHNRQAISDNFLTKVEVQDKRLQSVVIKKVPNVNQTLGFPEDKYVALGAPSRNNTGNVKI from the coding sequence ATGGCAATCAATCCCACCCGGAGGCAAGTCCTTCAAGGCGCAGCAGCCATTGCCGGCTCCGCCGTGTTCGCTCCCGCCATCCATGCCGACCCAGCTCCTATCAGGCTGGGCACACTGGCCTCGCTGGAGGGGCCGCTCGCCATCAACGGGCAGGATGCCTATCGCGTCGTTGAGCTCCTTCTCGAGGAAGCCGGTTACAAAGCGGGCGGCCGCAAGATCGAATGGATTCGAGAATCATCGAATGGCAAACCGGACGTCGCGCTCGCACGGACCCGCAAGCTAATCGAGCAGGACAAGGCGGATGTCGTGATCGGGCCACTGGCGGGAGCCGAGGGCATCGCGGTTCGAGATTATTCGCGCACCGTGCCGAACAAGACCTTCATTAACGGCTCGTCCGCATCGCAGGACAATACGCTCCGAAATTCGTCGTCGAACTATTTCCGCTTCAGCACGGACGGGACGCAATGGACCGCGGGGCTCGGTGAGTACACGAAGAATGTCCTCAACATCGGCGAAGTCACGGTTGTCGCTTCCGACTACGCCTTTCCTTATTCGCAGGTGTTCGGGTTCAGTCTTGAGTTCACGCGGGCAGGGGGCAAACTCAACTATCTCTGGACGCCGTTCGGAACGTCCGACTACACCTCGCTGATCGCGCAGATACCAAAGTCGTCCGGAGCGCTCTACGTCGTCTATGGCGGCTCGGACGGACTGGCTTTCCTTACCCAGTATGCGCAGGCCGGCGGCTCGCTGCCGCTTCTGGGCGGAACCCTTCTTGCGGATCAGACGCTGTTCTCCGCCCGCGGTCCCCACCGCAAGGTGCTTGAAGGCACCATATCCGCCGGCCCGATCGGGGATCACTACGACAACCCGGTCTGGAAGGATTTCCAGGCTCGCTATGTCCGACGCTGGAGCAAGGATGTCGGGCAGCAGACGCCCGGTACGCTTGCGTTTGCCTATTCCACCAACTTGCAGGCGACGCTTCTCGCGCTCAATGCCGTGGATGGCGATCTCTCGGGAAATCAGGAGGCTTTCCGAGAGGCGCTGCGAAAGCTTGAGTTCAAGAACTATATCGATGCTCATGTGAAGCTCGATCACAACAGGCAGGCGATTTCCGACAATTTTCTCACCAAGGTCGAGGTACAGGACAAGCGGTTGCAGTCGGTGGTTATCAAGAAGGTTCCGAATGTGAACCAGACTCTTGGATTTCCCGAAGACAAGTATGTCGCGCTCGGCGCGCCGTCCCGCAACAACACCGGAAATGTGAAGATATGA
- a CDS encoding ABC transporter ATP-binding protein, producing MTAVDSSRRQPESRGVLRICAATRSRPPTLELSGIGFSFGGAPVLSGVDLVVAQGERRVILGPNGAGKTTLFNVVCGDYSPKAGSIRFSGRDITDLKQHMRARIGIARTYQNSLLFDGLTVLDNIFLAIRGVRRNRFSLLRPRANDRDLAQAREIADRVRICHLLNSDVRDLSHGQRRQLELGMALAAEPKLLMLDEPAAGLSPGDRPELLRTLHELPRSLTLVVVEHDMDIALPIADIVTVMKDGAVAIERTPDKVERDPAVQAIYLGEAA from the coding sequence ATGACAGCCGTCGACAGTAGCCGGAGACAACCGGAGTCTCGAGGAGTCCTGCGGATATGTGCCGCGACACGATCTCGTCCGCCGACACTCGAATTGTCGGGGATTGGCTTCAGTTTCGGTGGGGCGCCGGTCCTCTCAGGAGTCGATCTTGTCGTCGCGCAGGGTGAGCGTCGCGTCATTCTGGGACCGAACGGCGCCGGAAAAACGACGTTGTTCAACGTCGTTTGCGGTGACTATTCACCGAAAGCCGGATCCATTCGATTTTCTGGACGTGACATCACGGATTTGAAGCAGCATATGCGCGCCCGCATCGGTATCGCACGCACTTATCAGAACTCGCTTCTGTTCGACGGGCTCACCGTGCTGGATAACATCTTTCTCGCCATACGAGGCGTCAGAAGAAACAGGTTCTCGCTTTTGCGTCCCAGAGCGAACGATCGGGATCTCGCGCAAGCGCGAGAGATCGCGGACCGTGTGCGCATTTGCCATCTGTTGAACTCAGACGTGCGTGATCTCTCGCACGGGCAGCGTCGCCAGTTGGAGCTTGGCATGGCGCTTGCCGCGGAGCCGAAGCTTCTCATGCTGGACGAGCCGGCCGCCGGTCTTTCGCCTGGCGATCGACCGGAACTGCTAAGAACGCTGCATGAACTGCCGCGTTCTCTGACACTCGTGGTGGTGGAGCACGATATGGATATCGCCTTGCCGATTGCCGATATCGTCACGGTGATGAAGGACGGAGCGGTCGCGATCGAGCGGACACCTGACAAGGTCGAGCGCGATCCCGCTGTGCAGGCGATTTATCTGGGCGAGGCTGCGTGA
- a CDS encoding ABC transporter ATP-binding protein produces the protein MLSVADLHVNYGRAEILHGVSLDVGDKPVSVVGRNGMGKTTFCYAIMGMIPVRSGSIALDNEPLDRKSAMQVARRGIAIVPQGRRVFPSLSVDEHLKLASRSRKAAWTPERIYETFPRLAERRSNGGAQLSGGEQQMLAIARALLRNPRLIIMDEPSEGLAPVIVDQLIDTLRKLTLDKIGLLLIEQNLRVATSVSDTVAVMLGGKIAATLPAKRLSTDEALQRRYLGVSSALH, from the coding sequence ATGTTGTCAGTCGCCGATCTGCACGTCAACTATGGCCGCGCTGAGATCCTTCATGGGGTTTCACTTGACGTTGGTGATAAGCCGGTGTCCGTTGTCGGACGCAATGGCATGGGAAAAACCACGTTCTGCTATGCCATCATGGGAATGATACCGGTTCGGAGCGGTTCTATCGCGCTTGATAACGAGCCTCTTGATCGCAAGTCTGCGATGCAGGTCGCCCGGCGTGGAATTGCGATCGTTCCCCAAGGAAGGCGGGTCTTCCCCTCGCTTTCTGTTGACGAACACCTCAAGCTCGCGAGCCGGAGCAGGAAGGCGGCCTGGACTCCAGAACGGATCTACGAGACTTTTCCCCGACTAGCGGAAAGAAGATCGAACGGCGGCGCGCAATTATCGGGGGGCGAGCAGCAGATGCTTGCCATAGCCCGCGCGCTACTGCGCAATCCAAGACTGATCATCATGGACGAACCATCGGAAGGATTGGCTCCCGTGATTGTCGATCAGTTGATCGATACGCTGAGGAAGCTGACACTCGACAAGATCGGTCTTCTGTTGATCGAGCAGAACCTGAGAGTTGCGACTTCCGTTTCCGACACGGTTGCTGTCATGCTGGGCGGAAAAATTGCGGCTACGCTTCCGGCGAAAAGATTGAGTACGGACGAGGCGCTTCAGCGTCGCTACCTTGGCGTAAGTTCGGCTTTACACTAG
- a CDS encoding c-type cytochrome: MSRFLIVGMTSLAAFALLVRHAFADAIVDAPDRPWEACGNCHGVDGISATAHFPKLAGQKRAYIEKQLRDFRSGLRINDNGQMSGTGDFPDHALELAAAYFSQLSAPSPESRENNNISRAKTIVESGVPKAGVPACRSCHNGDANLEPWLEAQHAGYLAKQLKDFKSGVRGNDKVMADIARRLSDDDIEEVAGFLASTPRPPGKH; this comes from the coding sequence ATGTCGCGCTTCCTTATTGTCGGCATGACCAGCCTGGCTGCTTTTGCGCTTCTCGTCCGACATGCGTTCGCTGATGCTATCGTCGATGCGCCAGATCGACCTTGGGAAGCTTGCGGCAATTGCCATGGTGTCGACGGTATAAGCGCGACCGCGCATTTTCCTAAGCTCGCGGGTCAAAAGCGCGCTTATATCGAAAAGCAGTTGCGTGACTTTCGCTCCGGGCTACGAATCAACGATAATGGACAAATGAGCGGGACCGGTGATTTCCCGGATCATGCGCTGGAGCTCGCAGCCGCCTATTTTAGTCAGCTTTCTGCGCCTTCGCCGGAAAGTCGTGAGAACAACAACATCTCCCGTGCGAAGACGATCGTTGAATCCGGTGTACCGAAAGCAGGAGTTCCAGCCTGCCGATCATGCCATAATGGCGATGCCAACCTCGAACCCTGGCTCGAGGCTCAACATGCGGGGTATCTGGCGAAGCAGTTGAAAGACTTCAAATCCGGTGTTCGCGGAAACGATAAGGTCATGGCTGACATTGCGCGGCGCTTATCCGACGATGACATCGAGGAGGTTGCCGGCTTTCTTGCATCGACGCCGAGACCTCCCGGCAAGCACTAG
- a CDS encoding ABC transporter ATP-binding protein, protein MNSTLAQPAETGIRRPAQTGHIILDRVTVRFGEDVRGRRAIFDTSLEIRPREFVCLLGPSGCGKSTLLNCIAGYIRPSSGEVRVDGHIVERPGPERGMVFQQYSLFPWKSIRDNIAFGPLRAGKSRAEALAIADHFLTMIGLSGFSKRYPAELSGGMQQRVGIARALANYPSVLLMDEPFGALDAQTRAMMQESLLRIWGEVETTVVFVTHDVDEAIFLADRIVVMSAGPGRIIADQDVPLLRPRSPDILTDDTFIRIKKSCLARIRAESLKAFQQQNR, encoded by the coding sequence GTGAACAGTACTCTCGCTCAGCCGGCCGAAACCGGGATCCGCCGGCCGGCGCAAACCGGCCATATCATTCTCGATCGCGTGACGGTTCGCTTCGGCGAGGACGTCAGGGGACGCCGCGCCATTTTCGACACGTCGCTGGAGATCAGGCCGCGCGAGTTCGTTTGCCTGCTTGGTCCGTCCGGCTGTGGCAAGTCCACCTTGCTCAATTGCATCGCAGGCTACATCCGACCATCGTCTGGCGAAGTCAGGGTCGATGGCCACATCGTTGAGCGGCCAGGTCCCGAACGTGGCATGGTCTTTCAGCAGTACTCTCTCTTTCCCTGGAAGAGCATTCGCGACAACATCGCTTTCGGTCCTCTGCGTGCTGGGAAGAGTCGTGCTGAAGCATTGGCGATCGCCGATCATTTTCTGACGATGATCGGGTTATCCGGATTCTCAAAACGCTACCCCGCAGAGCTTTCCGGCGGCATGCAACAGCGTGTCGGCATTGCCCGTGCGCTCGCTAATTATCCGAGCGTCTTGCTGATGGATGAGCCCTTTGGAGCGCTCGATGCGCAGACGCGCGCAATGATGCAGGAGAGCTTACTGCGCATCTGGGGTGAAGTTGAGACCACCGTCGTCTTTGTCACCCATGACGTCGACGAGGCGATTTTCCTTGCCGACCGGATCGTGGTCATGAGCGCCGGTCCGGGCCGGATCATCGCGGATCAAGACGTGCCCCTGCTGCGTCCGCGCAGTCCCGACATTCTGACCGACGATACGTTCATTCGCATCAAGAAGTCCTGCCTCGCCAGGATCCGCGCCGAAAGCCTCAAGGCTTTCCAGCAGCAGAACCGCTAA
- a CDS encoding ABC transporter permease: MSNEIASVSDGMLTDAPAEPRRIVSLPNGFRSAALSVLIAAASLSAGLLFWYWATLTSLDFYVRFDNVPTPIQVANAFWHELGDKRFYFHILYSLRRIAIAYALASALGIGLGLAVGRSRLARAVILPYVEIIRPIPAVAWIPLAILMWPTEESSIIYITALGAMFPILLNTIHGVEQTPEILVRAAQSLGASRLAIFQHVVLPSALPHIVTGLAIGMGVSWFSLLAGEIISGQYGIGYFTWNAYSLILYPEIVVGMIVIGLLGTASTHAVRLLTRPLLAWQRNPR, encoded by the coding sequence ATGTCCAATGAAATCGCGTCCGTGAGTGATGGCATGTTGACGGATGCGCCGGCTGAGCCCCGGCGTATCGTCAGCCTTCCCAACGGATTCAGGTCGGCGGCTTTGAGCGTGTTGATCGCCGCTGCCTCGCTGTCCGCGGGACTTCTCTTCTGGTACTGGGCGACGCTAACGAGCCTCGACTTCTACGTCCGTTTCGACAATGTGCCGACCCCGATTCAGGTTGCAAATGCCTTTTGGCACGAACTCGGGGACAAGCGTTTCTATTTCCATATTCTGTATAGCCTGCGTCGCATCGCGATCGCTTACGCGCTCGCGTCTGCGCTCGGCATCGGGCTGGGATTAGCGGTCGGCCGCTCGCGTTTGGCGCGCGCGGTCATACTGCCTTATGTCGAGATTATCCGGCCGATTCCCGCCGTGGCGTGGATTCCACTCGCCATCCTGATGTGGCCGACTGAAGAATCCTCCATCATCTACATCACCGCGCTCGGCGCCATGTTTCCGATTCTGCTGAATACGATTCACGGCGTCGAGCAAACACCGGAGATTCTGGTACGAGCGGCGCAATCCCTCGGAGCTTCGCGTCTGGCCATTTTCCAGCACGTCGTACTGCCTTCCGCTTTGCCGCATATCGTCACGGGGCTCGCCATCGGCATGGGCGTGTCCTGGTTCTCGCTGCTCGCCGGCGAGATCATCAGCGGACAGTACGGCATCGGCTATTTCACCTGGAATGCTTATTCGCTGATCCTTTATCCGGAGATCGTTGTCGGCATGATCGTCATCGGCCTGCTGGGGACGGCTTCGACCCATGCGGTTCGTTTGCTGACGAGACCTCTGCTCGCCTGGCAAAGGAACCCGCGATGA
- a CDS encoding ABC transporter substrate-binding protein produces MLGATNIVHAEAITIGIGHQSMCTDTYAAGIIVKELKLLEKHLPRSGKYVDVTYNLKWDDYASGGPITNQMLAGKLDIGVMGDYPVIVNGAKFQATKSLNTSLVSSTGYNLRGAGNAIVVPASSNVYSLAQLKGRSISTPYGSAAWGMLIKALEDAHISLSDVDLKNQAPSVGAANIATGKIDAHADFCPWSEIMEYRGTGRKIYDGSQTGVPYLHGVVVRKDFVDKYPEIIVAFIKAIHDAGEWLKKDPALAAAQMEKWTGVEKEVLYLYYSRGGHLTVDPTLKPQWIETLEFDHGVLARADLSPPLDFKEWVDDRYVKKAYAELGLDYAAQSKEIVDPLIANRDLPNEIWHAKDGILSYPTTAAFLKAAADFQATGVKINAAYVYDHDTGLKLFGTTAFYVRNKDGSYTAFLRKDPAETYAAKTGGEVSTFTEAIARQAI; encoded by the coding sequence ATGCTAGGTGCGACGAACATCGTCCACGCCGAAGCCATTACGATAGGCATCGGTCATCAGAGCATGTGCACCGATACCTATGCCGCCGGGATCATCGTCAAGGAGCTGAAGCTTCTCGAAAAGCACCTGCCACGCAGCGGAAAGTATGTCGACGTCACCTATAATCTCAAGTGGGATGATTATGCGTCGGGCGGACCCATTACCAACCAGATGCTGGCTGGAAAGCTCGACATCGGCGTGATGGGAGATTACCCCGTCATCGTGAATGGCGCCAAGTTCCAGGCCACGAAAAGCTTGAACACAAGTCTGGTGTCGAGCACGGGTTACAACCTTCGCGGAGCGGGTAACGCCATCGTCGTTCCCGCGTCATCGAATGTCTATTCTCTTGCGCAACTGAAGGGCCGTTCCATCTCAACCCCGTACGGGAGCGCCGCCTGGGGGATGCTCATCAAGGCCCTCGAAGATGCGCATATTTCCTTGAGCGATGTGGATCTGAAGAATCAGGCTCCATCGGTCGGCGCCGCGAATATCGCCACGGGGAAAATCGACGCGCATGCGGATTTCTGCCCGTGGTCGGAGATCATGGAATACCGCGGCACCGGACGAAAAATTTATGACGGAAGCCAAACAGGTGTCCCCTATCTGCATGGTGTCGTTGTTCGAAAGGATTTCGTCGACAAGTATCCTGAGATCATCGTGGCCTTCATCAAGGCGATTCACGATGCCGGTGAATGGCTGAAAAAGGATCCGGCTCTGGCGGCTGCGCAAATGGAGAAATGGACCGGCGTCGAAAAGGAGGTGCTGTATCTCTATTATTCGCGGGGCGGGCATCTCACGGTCGATCCCACGCTGAAGCCGCAGTGGATCGAAACCCTTGAATTTGATCATGGAGTTCTTGCGCGCGCCGACCTTTCGCCGCCGCTCGATTTCAAGGAATGGGTCGACGACCGATACGTCAAGAAAGCCTATGCCGAGCTTGGGCTTGATTATGCCGCTCAGAGTAAGGAGATCGTTGACCCGCTCATCGCCAATCGGGACCTGCCGAACGAGATCTGGCACGCGAAGGACGGCATCCTTTCCTACCCGACGACGGCGGCTTTCCTGAAGGCCGCGGCCGATTTTCAGGCGACGGGCGTGAAGATCAATGCCGCCTATGTCTATGATCACGACACCGGACTTAAGCTGTTCGGAACGACAGCCTTCTATGTCCGCAACAAGGATGGAAGCTATACCGCTTTTCTTCGCAAGGATCCGGCGGAGACCTATGCGGCGAAGACAGGCGGAGAGGTTTCAACGTTCACGGAAGCGATCGCGAGGCAGGCGATCTAG